Within Halalkalibaculum roseum, the genomic segment TAGGATGATTCACTTATGGGACTTCTAGATAAAAAATACCACGACAGTAACATCATTATCGTCTCGCTTGAAAGCGCCTTAAACTGGGCCCGCAAATCATCATTGTGGTATGAACAGTTCGGTCTGGCATGCTGCGCTATCGAGATGATGGCTACCGCGGCTTCCGAATATGATTTTGATCGATTCGGCGTCATTCCACGCTCTTCGCCCAGGCAAGCGGATGTAATGATCGTGGCAGGTACCGTGACCTTGAAAATGGCTTCACGAATTGAACGACTCTATGAACAGATGTCAGAACCCCGCTATGTAATAAGCATGGGCTCCTGTTCAAATAGCGGAGGCCCTTA encodes:
- a CDS encoding NADH-quinone oxidoreductase subunit B, with protein sequence MGLLDKKYHDSNIIIVSLESALNWARKSSLWYEQFGLACCAIEMMATAASEYDFDRFGVIPRSSPRQADVMIVAGTVTLKMASRIERLYEQMSEPRYVISMGSCSNSGGPYWEHGYHVLKGVDKVIPVDVYVPGCPPRPEALLEGFLKLQERITNETIVEEKEAEKQPVEAES